The genomic interval CGGATCACCGCGTACACGTCCCGCCCGATCCGCTGCACGTCGAACCCCTCGGCCACCGCGGTGCCGCTTCCCCGCCCCGCATCTCCCGCCTGCGCCGCGGCTCTGTGCGACCCCTGCATCAACCCAAGAACCACCACCGCGCCGCTCATCCACCGAGCCGCAATCCGCATCGTGCGGGCGCCCCGCTTCTCATCTCGCATCTGAGAATCCCCTCTCTTTTGTGTCCAAGTCCTGGCCCTCACATCCGCATCTCATCTCCGATCTACGCCAGCGCAGCCGATCCGACATTCGTCCGACGAACCGCATCCGCTTGCACAGTAATGCGTTGCGATAGCCGGATACGTGAAGACGGGCAGCTGCGCTGAAGAAGATGCTTGCGCGTCCCGGAGCAGGAGCTTACAATGTGAATGAGAATCGTTCTCATCCACTTCTCCTGATCTCGGTTGTCCATGCGTCTGCTCGTGCTCGCCGCCGCCGGCTGTGCTCTCTGCGCTGCCTCTCCCGTTCGCGCCGCCACTCGCACCTCCACCCCCACGCCGGCTCCGGCCGCCGCGGTGGACACCACGTCGCGCATCCGCTTCGAGATCCCCGCGCAACCGGTTGCCGACGCGCTGGGCGAGCTGTCGCGGCAGGCGCGCCTTCGCGTGCGGCTGGACGTGCGAGGGGCCGCCGGAGTCCGCTCGAAGCCCGTCTCCGGCTCCTTCACCGCGGCCGAGGCGCTGCGCGTGCTGCTGGCGGGCACCGGCCTGCGCGCCAGCTTCGCGGACGGGCAGACGGCGCTGGTCACGCGCGAGGACGCGGGCACCACCGTGTACGCGCTGACGCCCATCACCGCCGCGGGCGCCCGCAGCCGCGGCTACGCGACGACGCGCACCACCACGGCCACCAAGACCGACACGCCGCTGCGCGACACGCCCCAGTCCGTGAGCGTCGTGCCCCGCGAGCTGATCGCCGACCAGGCGATGCAGGGCATGGCGGACGTCGTGCGCTACGTGCCCGGCATCACCATGGGCCAGGGCGAGGGCCACCGCGACGCGCCCACCATCCGCGGCAACTCGTCGACCGCGGACTTCTTCGTGGACGGCGTGCGCGACGACGCGCAGTACTACCGCGACCTGTACAACGTGGAGCGCGTGGAGGCGCTGAAGGGCTCCAACGCCATGATCTTCGGGCGCGGCGGCGGCGGCGGCGTGCTGAACCGCGTGAGCAAGGAGGCGCAGTGGGCCCCCACGCGCACCCTCACCTTCGAGGGCGGCTCGTTCGGCCACAAGCGCACCATGGTCGATGCGGGCCAGGGCCTGGGCACCGCCGTTGCGGCGCGCGTGAACGGGATGTACGAGCATTCGGGCGGCTTCCGCGACCGCGCGGACCTGGAGCGCTACGGCGTGAACCCCACCCTCGCCGTCGCGCTCGGCGCGTCGACGACGGTGCGCGCGGGCTACGAGCGCTTCCACGACGAGCGGTTCGTGGACCGCGGCATCCCCTCGTTCCAGGGCCGCCCGTCCCAGGCCGGCATCACGACGTTCTTCGGCAACCCGGACGTGAACACGTCGCACGTGAGCGTGAACGCGGCCACGGCGGGCGTGGAGCACGTGTCGGGCGCCGTGACCATCCGTGACCGCGCGCGTTGGGCGGACTACAACAAGTTCTACCAGAACAGCTACCCGGGCGCGGTGAACGCGGCGGGCACGCAGGTGGCGCTCTCGGCCTACAACCAGACCATCGGCCGGCGCAACCTCATCAACCAGACCGACGTGATCGTGGGCGGCGCGACGGGCCCAGTGAGGCACACGCTGCTCGTGGGCGCCGAGGTGGGCCGCCAGGAGAGCGACGTGAAGCGCGAGACGGGCTTCTACAACAACACGGCAACCAGCTTCCCCGTGCCGTTCGACGCGCCCACCGTGGCCACGCCCATCACCTTCCGGCAGAGCGCGACCGACGCGGACAACCGGACGGTGGCGAACGTGGCCGGCGTGTACGTGCAGGACCAGGTGGCACTCTCGCCGGCCGTGCAGGCCATCGGCGGGATTCGCTACGACCGCTTCGACCTGGGCTTCCACAACAAGCGCACGGGCGAGGACCTGTCGCGGCGCGACGGGCTGGTGTCGCCGCGCGCGGGCCTGGTGATCAAGCCCGTTGCGCCGCTTGCGGTATACGGAAGCTGGAGCGTGTCGTACCTGCCCAGCTCGGGCGACCAGTTCGGCTCGCTGACGGCGACCACGAAGACGCTGGAGCCGGAGCAGTTCACCAACCGCGAGGCCGGCGCCAAGTGGGACGTACGCCCTAACCTGTCGCTCACCGCGGCCGCGTACCGGCTGGACCGCACCAACACCTCCGCGCCGGACCCGAACGACGCCACCAAGACGGTGCAGACGGGCAGCCAGCGCACCACTGGCGTGGAAGTAGGGGCCACGGGCACCGTCACGCGGTTCTGGCAGGTGGCGGGCGGCTTCGCGAGCCAGCGGGCGCGCATCGTGAGCACGACGGCGGCGGCGAAGGCGGGGCAGCGCGTGCCGCTGGTGCCGCACCAGACGCTGTCGTTCTGGAATCGGTTCCAGGTCGCGGAGCCGGTCGGCTTCGGCATCGGCATCGTCCGCCAGTCGGACATGTTCGCCGCCATCGACAACACCGTAACGCTCCCCGGCTTCACCCGCGCGGACGGCGCCGTCTTCCTACGCCTGGGTGCGTCGCTCGGAGCGCAGGTGAACGTGGAGAACGTGTTCGACACGCGCTACTACGCCACCTCGCAGGGCAACAACAACATCATGCCCGGCGCCACGCGCACGCTCCGCATCTCCCTGACCGCCCGCCACTGAGCGAGCGCCTGCGTAAGCGGAAGTCGTTCACGACGCCGGATGTAGCCTTCGCGGCCACATCCGGCGTCGCCGCATCGGCCGCGTGACGAATTGTAGTTGCAGGTGGTAGATGCGGCGCGTGCGACGTGACGAGCCGCAGATGGACGACGTGAGATGCGGACCGGCGGGGCGAGCTGAGGAGTTCTCGGGAGATGAACGGCGGGGGATTCGGGAGATGCGTCGCGTGCGAGAGGTGCCCCCTCCCCCGGCCCCTCCCCCGCAAGCAGGAGAGGGGAGAACAGCTTGCGGGGAAAGGAGTTATGCGCGCATCGCGTCTCTACGGTATGTGCCGCGCCCAAGTGTCCCCCGCGCGGGCTTCACCGAAGCACAGCGGAACCCCAACCCTCTCCCGCTTGCGGGGGAGGGTGCGAGCCTAAGCGAGCGGGAGGGGGCACCTTCCCCGACGCGAAAACCCTCCCCGCGTGTCCGTGGAAGAGGGTTGGTGATCTACCGAAACCGTGGCGACCCGTCGCTTCAGGCCACCCGCTCCCCGAAGTTCCACGTCCCTTCTAGCTCCACGCTCACGATGGATGAGACGCCGGGCTCCTCCATCGTCACGCCGTAGAGCTGGTCCGCGGCTTCCATCGTCCGCGTGTTGTGGGTGATGACGATGAACTGCGTGTTGGCCTTGAAGTCGTTCAGGAGCTGGATGAAGCGCCCCACGTTGGCCTCGTCGAGCGGCGCGTCCACCTCGTCGAAGAGGCAGAAGGGCGACGGCTTCACCAGGTAGATTGCGAAGACGAGCGACAGCGCGGTCAGCGTCCGCTCGCCACCGGAGAGCAGGTGGATGCGCTGCGTGCGCTTGCCGCGCGGGCTGGCGTGGATCTCCACCGGGCTCTCCAGCGGGTCGTCCGGGTCCGCCAGCCACACGTCGCACTCGCCGCCCTGGAAGAGCGAGAAGAAGGTGCGCTTGAAGTTCTCGCGCACCACCGTGAAGGTCTCCATGAAGACCTCGCGCGCCGTCTTGTTGATCTGGCGGATGGCGGATGCCAGGTCGTCGCGGGCCCGCGTCAGGTCGTCGCGCTGCTCGGTGAGGAACGTCAGGCGGCGCTCCTCCTCCTCGTGCTCTTCGACGGCGAGCATGTTGATGGGGCCCAGCGCCTCGACTTGCCCGGCCACCTCGCGCACCTCGCGCCGCCAGCTCTCGGCGTCGCCCTCTTCCACCGGCCGCGCCTGGGCCTCGAGCACCTCCCACGGCTTCGCCCACTCCACCTCCACCCGCTCGCGGGCGCGCACGAGCCGCGAGTCCAGCTCCGCGCGCTCCAGTTGTAGGCGATGCCGCTCCTCGGAACGCTCTCCCTCACGGCGGCGGGCCACGCGGGCGCGCTCCTCGGCCGCGTTCGCCTCCGCCTCGACCTCCGCCAGGCGCGCGTCGAGGTTGGCCAGATCGGCCGCCTCGCGGTCGCGGTCGCGGAAGAGGGCTTCCACCTCGCCGCCCGCCTGCTCGCGCACGCCGGATAGCCCCTCCAGCGACGCGCGAAGCTCCGCCGCCTCCGCCTCCAGCGTCCCCGCGCGCCGCCGCGAAGCCTCCGCTCCGCCGGACGCCGCGCCGAGCGCGCGCTCCGTCTCCCTCAGCTCCCCCTCCGCCCGGGCGACGGCGACGCGCAGCTCCGATTCCTCGTCGCGCGCCTCCTCCCACCGCGCATCCAGCTCCGCCAGCCCCTCGCCCGCCCGCAGCGCCTCGGCGCCAGCGGAGTTCGCGGCGGCGCGCAGCTCGGCTAGGCGCGCATCCACCGCGCCCATCCGCTCCGCCGTCTCCGCCAGCGCCTTCCGCGTCGTGGCGATGCCGGCGACGACCTCCTCGCGCTCGCGCTCCAGGCGCGTGCTGCGGTGCCCGTGCGCGGCGGTCTCCGCCTCCAGCCGCCGCAGCTCGGAGTCCGCCGTGCGGCGCATCTCCTCCGCCTCGCGGGCCCGCTCCTCCACGT from Longimicrobiaceae bacterium carries:
- a CDS encoding TonB-dependent siderophore receptor, with amino-acid sequence MRLLVLAAAGCALCAASPVRAATRTSTPTPAPAAAVDTTSRIRFEIPAQPVADALGELSRQARLRVRLDVRGAAGVRSKPVSGSFTAAEALRVLLAGTGLRASFADGQTALVTREDAGTTVYALTPITAAGARSRGYATTRTTTATKTDTPLRDTPQSVSVVPRELIADQAMQGMADVVRYVPGITMGQGEGHRDAPTIRGNSSTADFFVDGVRDDAQYYRDLYNVERVEALKGSNAMIFGRGGGGGVLNRVSKEAQWAPTRTLTFEGGSFGHKRTMVDAGQGLGTAVAARVNGMYEHSGGFRDRADLERYGVNPTLAVALGASTTVRAGYERFHDERFVDRGIPSFQGRPSQAGITTFFGNPDVNTSHVSVNAATAGVEHVSGAVTIRDRARWADYNKFYQNSYPGAVNAAGTQVALSAYNQTIGRRNLINQTDVIVGGATGPVRHTLLVGAEVGRQESDVKRETGFYNNTATSFPVPFDAPTVATPITFRQSATDADNRTVANVAGVYVQDQVALSPAVQAIGGIRYDRFDLGFHNKRTGEDLSRRDGLVSPRAGLVIKPVAPLAVYGSWSVSYLPSSGDQFGSLTATTKTLEPEQFTNREAGAKWDVRPNLSLTAAAYRLDRTNTSAPDPNDATKTVQTGSQRTTGVEVGATGTVTRFWQVAGGFASQRARIVSTTAAAKAGQRVPLVPHQTLSFWNRFQVAEPVGFGIGIVRQSDMFAAIDNTVTLPGFTRADGAVFLRLGASLGAQVNVENVFDTRYYATSQGNNNIMPGATRTLRISLTARH
- a CDS encoding AAA family ATPase translates to VAAREALERSYEGFSPAVAALMAIRGHFPGVLGPLADFVRASAADAESASAVESFLGTLLQAVVVEDLAVARAVRGWFRGEWEGGGTLLLLPLDAPGVRGAVDAGGAAGVAGVGQGGAWVDAFLAGLVVVAGEDSLETYAEGARVDSIGDTVDSRGVIRLGQPVSGEGILARREALARLRAERDEAEAVRDRAVAERAALAESLADVEERAREAEEMRRTADSELRRLEAETAAHGHRSTRLEREREEVVAGIATTRKALAETAERMGAVDARLAELRAAANSAGAEALRAGEGLAELDARWEEARDEESELRVAVARAEGELRETERALGAASGGAEASRRRAGTLEAEAAELRASLEGLSGVREQAGGEVEALFRDRDREAADLANLDARLAEVEAEANAAEERARVARRREGERSEERHRLQLERAELDSRLVRARERVEVEWAKPWEVLEAQARPVEEGDAESWRREVREVAGQVEALGPINMLAVEEHEEEERRLTFLTEQRDDLTRARDDLASAIRQINKTAREVFMETFTVVRENFKRTFFSLFQGGECDVWLADPDDPLESPVEIHASPRGKRTQRIHLLSGGERTLTALSLVFAIYLVKPSPFCLFDEVDAPLDEANVGRFIQLLNDFKANTQFIVITHNTRTMEAADQLYGVTMEEPGVSSIVSVELEGTWNFGERVA